A section of the Anabaena cylindrica PCC 7122 genome encodes:
- a CDS encoding TldD/PmbA family protein, with the protein MWSELTKAIAHLNIPADWIGIRAVKETASIHFVRDGLPKSNGKYLTTGAMLEVMVNGCLGYAATNSLSLPSLQTASQIAYKQALAASEWWIYKFNENTRPKVVGEYNSPFVEPFDAISPGEINDLLIRVCQKLKINDKIVQTTARINTSEKETWFVSSNGSEVYQKILSLGNHFGAIAQDGAIVQPRTNNGTEANSYQGGWELLKQDHLWSQVEKVSEQALELLTAPECPDTRTNLVLAPDQMMLQIHESVGHPLEIDRILGDERNYAGGSFVTKEDFGQLKYGSSLMNITFDPTVKGEFASYGFDDTGAVATKEYVIKEGILQRGLGSLESQSRADLPGVACARASSWNRPAIDRMANLNLEPGNATFDEMISGIEQGVYMESNRSWSIDDRRYKFQFGCEYAKLIENGKLTKTIRNPNYRATTPEFWHSLIQVGNADNWQMYGTPFCGKGEPNQAIWVGHGSPFCVFANVEVFGGG; encoded by the coding sequence ATGTGGTCAGAATTAACAAAAGCGATCGCTCATCTCAACATTCCTGCTGATTGGATCGGTATTCGTGCCGTCAAGGAAACAGCATCCATTCATTTTGTGCGTGATGGTTTACCTAAAAGCAACGGTAAATATTTGACCACAGGAGCTATGTTAGAAGTAATGGTAAATGGTTGTTTAGGTTATGCCGCTACCAACTCTCTATCATTACCATCCTTACAAACTGCCTCCCAAATAGCCTATAAACAAGCACTGGCAGCCAGTGAATGGTGGATATATAAATTTAATGAAAATACACGTCCCAAGGTTGTAGGCGAATATAACTCACCTTTTGTAGAACCATTTGATGCTATTAGTCCAGGAGAAATTAACGATTTACTGATTCGGGTTTGCCAAAAGCTGAAAATTAACGACAAAATCGTCCAAACCACCGCCAGAATTAACACCAGCGAGAAAGAAACTTGGTTTGTCAGCAGCAATGGTTCAGAAGTGTATCAAAAAATTCTTTCCCTGGGAAATCATTTTGGTGCGATCGCTCAAGATGGTGCGATCGTTCAGCCACGTACTAACAATGGCACAGAAGCCAACTCTTATCAAGGCGGATGGGAACTATTAAAACAAGATCATCTCTGGTCTCAAGTGGAGAAAGTCAGCGAACAAGCATTAGAATTATTAACAGCCCCAGAATGCCCAGATACCCGCACCAATTTAGTTTTAGCACCAGACCAAATGATGCTGCAAATCCATGAAAGTGTTGGTCATCCTTTAGAAATTGACCGCATTTTAGGAGATGAACGCAACTATGCCGGAGGTAGTTTTGTCACTAAAGAAGATTTTGGTCAACTCAAATATGGTTCATCTTTGATGAATATTACCTTTGACCCCACCGTAAAAGGTGAATTTGCCAGCTATGGTTTTGACGACACTGGTGCAGTAGCTACCAAAGAATATGTCATTAAAGAAGGAATATTACAACGGGGTTTAGGCAGTTTAGAAAGTCAGTCTAGAGCAGATTTACCGGGGGTAGCTTGCGCTCGTGCTTCTTCATGGAATCGACCAGCTATAGACAGAATGGCTAACTTAAATTTAGAACCAGGAAACGCCACTTTTGATGAAATGATTAGCGGTATAGAACAAGGTGTTTATATGGAATCTAACCGTTCTTGGTCAATAGATGATCGCCGTTATAAATTTCAGTTTGGTTGTGAATATGCAAAATTAATTGAAAACGGTAAACTTACTAAAACCATCCGTAATCCTAATTATCGTGCCACCACTCCAGAATTTTGGCACAGTTTAATTCAGGTAGGAAATGCTGATAATTGGCAAATGTATGGAACACCTTTTTGTGGGAAGGGAGAACCTAATCAAGCCATTTGGGTAGGACATGGTTCACCGTTTTGTGTATTTGCTAATGTTGAGGTTTTTGGAGGAGGTTAG